Genomic DNA from Anaerolineales bacterium:
TCCGGGGCCTTGCCCACCAGGACGAGCATGGTTGCTCCCACTTCTAGACAGTGGGCGGTGAAATCTGCCGGGCCCAAGCCGCGCAAGGTGTCGATCGCCTCGCGCACCTCGAGGGCGTTCCCAACCGCGCAGCCCAGGGGCTGGTTCATGTCCGAAAGCAGGGCCACCACCCGCCGACCCGCTCTGCGGCCGATCTCAACCATGGCCCGGGCCAGCTGCCTGGCCTCGGCCTCGCTCTGCATGAAGGCGCCGCTGCCGACCTTGACATCCAGCACGATCGCCTGCGCGCCAGCGGCGATCTTCTTGCTCATCACCGATGATGCAATGAGCGGGATTGACGGCACGCTGCCGGTGACATCCCGCAAGGCGTACAGCGCCCCGTCCGCCGGGGCCAGGTCACCCGTCTGGCCAGTCAGGACGATCCCGATCCGGCGCAGCTGATCCAGGAACTCCTGGCGGCTGAGGTCCACCCGAAACCCGGGGATGCTCTCCATCTTATCCAGAGTCCCACCGGAGAACCCCAGCCCCCTTCCCGACATCTTGCCGACGGGGACGCCGCAGGCAGCCACCAGCGGCTCGACGACCAGGGTGGTCTTGTCCCCCACCCCACCGGTGGAATGCTTGTCTACGGCCATCGGAACCACCCGGCGCAGATCGAGGACCTCGCCGGAGTCGGCCAGGGCCTCGGTCAGATGCCAGGTTTCCTCGGCGTTCATTCCCCGCCAGACAATCGCCATTGCCCAGGCGGAGGCCTGGTAGTCGGGGATTTCGCCACGGGCGAAGCCTTCGACGAAGAAGCGGATCTCTTCCCGCGACAAGACGCCGCCGTCCCGCTTCTTGACGATCACCTCTAGGGCCTGCATCCCCCACCTCCAGCAGGATTATACCGGCGCTGGCAGGCTGCGGCCGACTGCTATAATGGCGCAAACCCCGAGCGAGGCGGAGCATGCAGGCGGATTGGATACTGGCTCACGCCACGGTGATCCCCATGGACGGCGCGTCGCCGGTGATCTCCGACGGGGCCGTCGCCGTGCAGGGTGAAACCCTGCTGGCCGTCGGTCCGAGCGCCCGGGTCCTGGAGACCTTTTCCGCGGCCAACGTGATGGATTGCACGGGGCGGGTGCTGTTGCCAGGGCTGGTCAATGCACACACCCATGTCCCGATGACGCTGCTGCGCGGCCTGGCGGACGACCGACGGCTGGACGTCTGGCTGCTCGGCTACATGATGCCGGTCGAGCGCGAATTCGTCTCGCCGGACTTCTGCCGGCTGGGGACCCTGCTGGCGTGCGCTGAGATGATACGCGGCGGGGTCACCTGTTTCGCCGACATGTACTACTTCGAGGACTCAGTTGCCCGGGCTACGGCCGAGGCCGGGATGCGCGCCGTCTGCTCTCAGACCGTGCTCAAGTTCCCATCGCCGGATGCAGCCTCCTATGAGGACAGCCTGGCGATGGCCCGAGAGTTCATCACTGCCTGGCGCTCGCACCCCCTGATTACGCCCTCCGTCGCCCCGCATGCCCCATACACCACCACGCCGGACATCTTGCGAGCATGCGCCCAGCTGGCGATTGAATTCGATGTCCCACTGCATATTCACTTGGCCGAGACCGCCCAGGAAGTGGATGACTGCCGGGCCGCCAACGGGATGCCGGTCATCCCCTGGGTCAAGAAACAGTCCTTGCTGGAAGCCAAGGTGTTGGCCGCCCATTGCGTCCATATCGACGAGGGCGAGATCCACACCCTGAAGCGGGCCAATGCCGGGGTCGCCCACAATCCCTCCAGCAACCTCAAGCTCGCCTCCGGGTTTGCCCCGGTGGCTCAGATGTTGGCCGAAGGCCTGCCGGTCGGGATCGGCACCGATGGGCCGGCCTCGAACAACGATCTCGATATGTTCGAGGAGATGCGGCTGGCATCCTTCCTTGCCAAGGCCACCACTGGAAATCCGACGGCGCTGCCTGCGGCCCAGACTTTGGCGATGGCCACTCGCCTGGGCGCCCAGGCGCTCCACCTCGGGGATGTGACCGGCTCGCTCGAGCCGGGCAAGCGGGCCGACCTGATCCTGGTAGATCTGCGGGATGTGCATACCTCGCCTGCCTTCGCCCACGAACCGGAGGCGGTGATCTCGCGCCTGGTGTACTCGGCACGTTCGACCGACGTCACGGACGTCATGGTCAACGGGCGGTGGCTGATGCGGGATCGCAAGCTGCTGACCATCGATGTCGGACCGCTGCTCGACGCCGCGGCCGTCTACGCCCGGCGCATCGATGCCTTCCTTGTCGAGCGCGAAGGGTCACTGTACTCGCGGCTGGTCGCCATCGGTGGAGCCGAGCAGGGAGAGAGCTATGAGGTTCAGATCAAGCTGCACCTGGAGAACCCCGAGTCGGTCGTGGCTGCCTTCACCCATGGCGGGCTGGAAATCATTCGCCGCGCCCACTATCGCGAGTACGATACGTACTTTTCCTTCGGCGACGCCTCGCAGGGACGCCTACGCCACCGGGAGGACGAATTCATCGATGAACAGGGGGAGGTTTCCAACGTCCGCTATCGGCTTACCCTGACGGGTCCGGCTGCCGAGCGTCGCTTCCCCAACTCCGCCCTGCTCTCGCGCTCGCGCTTCATCGCCCCGGCTACGCACAGCCTGCGGTTCTACCGCGAGTACTTCAAGCCGGAGAAGGAAGCTGAGGTCTCGAAAGAGCGCCTGCGCTGGATGGTGCGCTTTGAGGGCGAGGAGTTCTTCGTCAATATCGACCACATGCTCAAACCTAAGATCGAGGGCGCCTTCCTGGAGATCAAGAGCCGAACCTGGTCTCGCCTGGATGCCGAGGAAAAGGCGCTCAAGATCAACGCCCTGCTCGAAGCGCTCGGCGTCCAGGATGCCCGCCCGGTCGAGCAGGACTACGCCGAGATGGCGGGCGACTGAGGCCATCCTCCGAGCCGGCCGTGCCAGAGGGAGCGCCTGCCGGGCACGGTTCCCTGGGCGAAGCGGGAAACGCAAGCGCCCCGACGGTCCGTCGGGGCGCTTCAGTTGTTGGCGGAGTTGAGGATCTAGACGATGGTGACGTTCGCGGCCTGCGGGCCCTTCTCGCCCTGCTCAACCGTGAACTCGACCCGCTGGCCCTGCTCCAGGCTGCGGAAGCCCTCGGCCACGATCGAGGAGAAGTGGACAAAAACGTCCGGGCCGCCTTCACGCTCGATGAAGCCGTAGCCCTTGCCGCCGTTGAACCACTTTACCGTCCCGACAATTCTTTCTGACATTGCATGCCTCCTTTACGGCATCCGTGTGTTCGCTAGGTGCCTGTCCCGTTCGTCGGCGATCGGTTGCGGCGCAAGCCTCGTACAACCCAGACGGCCCAGGCGGTCTTCGCCCAGGCCGTGTCTTTCGACTTCCAGACTGAACTGACCAGCCACCTACAGGCGCAATCCTATCACTTTGTCAGTGGCATGTCTAGGATTCTCGCCGCGGGCAATTCGGGCCCGATTGGCCGCTTGTGATTTCCCTGACCAGGCCCTCAGGCAACCCGGTGCCAGGATAGTCAAGCTTGAGGGGCGACCACCCGATAGCGGCTGTCTAGTCGGAGCCGGGCTCGCGGTCCAATGCCTGGCGCCAGGCGAACAGCTTGTTCAACGCCTCCAAGGGTGTCATCGAGGAAACGTCCAGCCCTCGAAGTTCCTCTCGGATCGGGTCAGGCTCGGCGAACAGCGGCAGCTGCTTGCCCGTCACCGATGCCGACTCGGCACCAGCCTGCTGGGCCGATTCGGCCTCGAGCTGGGCCAGGATCTCCTGGGCCCGGTT
This window encodes:
- a CDS encoding amidohydrolase, giving the protein MQADWILAHATVIPMDGASPVISDGAVAVQGETLLAVGPSARVLETFSAANVMDCTGRVLLPGLVNAHTHVPMTLLRGLADDRRLDVWLLGYMMPVEREFVSPDFCRLGTLLACAEMIRGGVTCFADMYYFEDSVARATAEAGMRAVCSQTVLKFPSPDAASYEDSLAMAREFITAWRSHPLITPSVAPHAPYTTTPDILRACAQLAIEFDVPLHIHLAETAQEVDDCRAANGMPVIPWVKKQSLLEAKVLAAHCVHIDEGEIHTLKRANAGVAHNPSSNLKLASGFAPVAQMLAEGLPVGIGTDGPASNNDLDMFEEMRLASFLAKATTGNPTALPAAQTLAMATRLGAQALHLGDVTGSLEPGKRADLILVDLRDVHTSPAFAHEPEAVISRLVYSARSTDVTDVMVNGRWLMRDRKLLTIDVGPLLDAAAVYARRIDAFLVEREGSLYSRLVAIGGAEQGESYEVQIKLHLENPESVVAAFTHGGLEIIRRAHYREYDTYFSFGDASQGRLRHREDEFIDEQGEVSNVRYRLTLTGPAAERRFPNSALLSRSRFIAPATHSLRFYREYFKPEKEAEVSKERLRWMVRFEGEEFFVNIDHMLKPKIEGAFLEIKSRTWSRLDAEEKALKINALLEALGVQDARPVEQDYAEMAGD
- a CDS encoding thymidine phosphorylase translates to MQALEVIVKKRDGGVLSREEIRFFVEGFARGEIPDYQASAWAMAIVWRGMNAEETWHLTEALADSGEVLDLRRVVPMAVDKHSTGGVGDKTTLVVEPLVAACGVPVGKMSGRGLGFSGGTLDKMESIPGFRVDLSRQEFLDQLRRIGIVLTGQTGDLAPADGALYALRDVTGSVPSIPLIASSVMSKKIAAGAQAIVLDVKVGSGAFMQSEAEARQLARAMVEIGRRAGRRVVALLSDMNQPLGCAVGNALEVREAIDTLRGLGPADFTAHCLEVGATMLVLVGKAPDLRAGKRALQNAIADRSGLGTFRRLVQAQGGDVDYVDHPDRLPTARWIETVGAPQAGNVRRLHAGVVGLTAVDLGAGRQVKGEAIDHSVGIVVHRKVGDPVTAGEPLFTVHANDPARRDAALRRVLEAYSFSRRAVQPLPHLYGKVGP
- a CDS encoding cold-shock protein, coding for MSERIVGTVKWFNGGKGYGFIEREGGPDVFVHFSSIVAEGFRSLEQGQRVEFTVEQGEKGPQAANVTIV